In Lates calcarifer isolate ASB-BC8 linkage group LG23, TLL_Latcal_v3, whole genome shotgun sequence, a single genomic region encodes these proteins:
- the LOC108884446 gene encoding transient receptor potential cation channel subfamily M member 4, whose translation MKDTEGEGGGGGGAKISKSEKDQSWIPKIIKKRVCTTFVEDSFSNGALCQCGGARDTHDSVALGDYFSTAIVNHWDSAQHSSEYPTDAFGELQFAGASKRHSYFLRLSWDTPPSMVYTLMTAHWGLPAPNLVVSVVGGEGRSKVKTWVREVLRQGLVKASQSTGAWILTAGLREGVGRCVGEAVRDHATAASSVSLSKVVALGIAPWGLVHNRQQLVNPQGSFPAKYYVQNTSRDSCCLDNNYQAFLLVDDGSVGRRGGETGFRAKLEDYISHQRTGIWGSGSIDIPVLCMLISGEASMLERVDLSLKNSMPWLVLAGSGGVADFLSDILENLSSAPTPQSSGEGDGEAGASMDLKDRVAERVKKHFPSEAETDKLVERTLTIYQNRDLITIYHGEQEGPDDFDTVLLKTLVGASKHRASVDASPYNEELKLAVTWNRVDIAKSELFNGDIQWRYEDLEDSMTDALINDKPEFVRLFTENGLNILDYLTYGRLESLYRSVADGTLLYHLLQRHLVERLGTTAPAYAQSNQQGSPSKLSAEKMQNGPVTEISLFEVSRVLELLMGDVCQPFYFDALGLENISSKRRALRRVSKLLRGDCPYRERRCLYPWASLFIWAVLQNRSDMATFFWEMAGESVLSALSGCKILRELSKLEIETETKLSMKELAQRFENLAHDVFSSCYRSNESRSFTLLIRQSPVWGGTTCLQMGMGADARLFFSNDGVQSLLSQIWWGDMKRNTEVWRLILTFFCPILCYTNLISFRKHDDQQQEEEGKPNEDGPGRDSDSLYGTTVFSFSDIKHIEADTQEVHTPRMATIKGIPQTHRPPKRPFIVSRWRQFWFAPVTSFLGNVLMYFLFLLLFAYVLLVDFKPPPPEGPAITEYVLYFWVFTIVCEEIRETFFLGTMTLRQRIRVYIQDVWNKCDITAIILFIIGLICRMFHWSYEFGRDILCVDYMVFTLRLIHIFAIHKQLGPKIIIVGKMMKDVFFFLFFLGVWLMAYGVANQALIYSYDPRLDRIFRRVFYRPYLHIFGQIPVEEMDVGKEWDMPCTDNVTLIQDGAEPCRTLYSNWLVVILLVIYLLVTNILLINLLIAMFSYTFSEVQANSDIYWKFQRYNLIVQYHSRPSLAPPFIILSHINLFIKRTIRKVPSIKIHHFVLELKGKAANRLMTWETIQKEDFLTAQTKIQKSSDSERLKRMSVKVDGVLKHLTESRDFDHRLRALENEMEYCSNALSWIVDTLAQGSTFKPPRPPPTLRDAFPSSST comes from the exons atgAAAGAcacagaaggagaaggaggaggaggcggtggaGCTAAAATCAGTAAATCTGAGAAGGACCAG AGCTGGATCCCCAAGATCATAAAGAAAAGAGTGTGCACCACCTTTGTAGAGGATTCTTTCAG TAATGGAGCGCTTTGCCAGTGTGGGGGTGCGAGAGACACCCACGACTCTGTGGCTCTCGGTGACTATTTCAGCACGGCGATCGTCAACCACTGGGACAGCGCCCAGCACTCCTCTGAGTACCCGACTGACGCCTTTGGGGAGCTGCAGTTTGCAGGAGCCAGCAAGAGGCATAGCTAT TTTCTGCGTCTGTCATGGGACACACCTCCGTCTATGGTCTATACCCTGATGACAGCCCATTGGGGCCTGCCTGCGCCCAATCTGGTGGTTTCTGTAGTGGGTGGAGAAGGAAGGTCAAAGGTGAAGACCTGGGTACGGGAGGTCCTCCGGCAGGGTCTGGTTAAAGCCTCACAAAGCACAG GAGCGTGGATCCTGACGGCAGGCTTGCGCGAGGGTGTAGGGAGGTGTGTCGGAGAGGCTGTGAGGGATCACGCCACCGCGGCCTCGTCTGTGTCCCTCAGCAAGGTGGTGGCGCTGGGCATCGCTCCCTGGGGCCTGGTGCACAACCGACAGCAGCTGGTCAACCCTCAG GGTAGCTTCCCCGCTAAGTACTATGTCCAGAACACGTCCCGGGACTCCTGCTGCCTCGACAACAACTACCAGGCCTTCCTGCTGGTGGACGATGGGAGCGTGGGacgcagaggaggagagacagggtTCAGGGCCAAACTGGAGGACTATATCTCCCACCAGCGTACAGGCATCTGGG GCAGTGGCAGCATTGACATCCCTGTCCTTTGTATGCTGATATCTGGGGAGGCAAGCATGCTGGAG AGAGTGGATCTGTCCCTGAAAAACTCCATGCCCTGGCTGGTGCTGGCTGGCTCAGGAGGCGTGGCCGACTTCCTGAGCGACATCTTGGAGAACCTGTCGTCAGCCCCCACGCCCCAGTCTTCCGGCGAGGGTGATGGCGAGGCGGGTGCCAGCATGGATCTGAAAGACAGAGTGGCAGAGCGGGTTAAAAAGCACTTCCCGTCTGAAGCGGAGACGGACAAACTAGTCGAACGA ACTCTGACCATCTACCAGAACCGAGATTTGATTACGATCTACCACGGAGAGCAGGAAGGCCCAGATGACTTTGATACTGTCCTGCTCAAAACCTTAGTGGGAG CCAGTAAGCACCGTGCGTCAGTTGATGCCAGCCCTTACAATGAAGAGCTGAAGCTCGCGGTCACGTGGAACAGGGTCGACATTGCCAAGAGCGAACTCTTCAACGGAGACATCCAgtggagg TATGAAGACTTGGAGGACTCAATGACGGATGCCCTGATCAATGACAAGCCTGAGTTTGTGCGTCTTTTCACTGAGAATGGCCTCAACATCCTGGACTACCTGACTTATGGCAGGCTGGAGAGCCTCTACCGCTCGGTGGCTGACGGGACGCTTCTTTACCATCTGCTACAGCGCCACCTCGTGGAGCGACTTGGAACTACAGCACCTGCTTACGCACAGTCCAACCAGCAGGGCTCGCCTTCCAAActgtcagcagagaaaatgcAGAATGGTCCGGTGACTGAGATCAGCCTTTTTGAG GTGTCACGGGTCCTGGAACTGTTAATGGGTGATGTTTGCCAGCCATTCTACTTTGATGCTTTGGGATTAGAGAATATCTCATCCAAGAGGAGGGCTCTTCGG CGTGTCAGTAAGCTGCTTCGTGGAGATTGCCCCTATCGGGAGAGACGCTGCCTTTACCCCTGGGCCTCGCTCTTCATCTGGGCCGTCCTGCAGAACCGCAGCGACATGGCCACGTTCTTCTGGGAAATG GCGGGGGAGTCAGTGCTCAGTGCTCTTAGTGGCTGTAAGATCTTGAGAGAACTGTCCAAACTGGAGATTGAGACTGAGACCAAACTCTCCATGAAAGAGCTGGCCCAGAGGTTTGAGAACCTGGCACATG ATGTCTTCAGCTCTTGCTATCGGAGCAACGAGAGTCGCTCTTTCACCCTGTTGATTAGGCAGTCTCCGGTCTGGGGTGGCACCACCTGCCTCCAGATGGGCATGGGTGCTGATGCACGGCTTTTTTTCAGTAACGATGGAGTGCAG tctctGTTGTCCCAGATCTGGTGGGGTGACATGAAGCGGAACACAGAGGTGTGGAGACTCATACTCACCTTCTTCTGCCCCATCCTCTGCTACACCAACTTAATCTCCTTCAG GAAACACGACGACCagcagcaagaggaggaggggaagccTAACGAGGACGGACCAGGCCGGGACAGCGACAGCCTCTACGGCACCACCGTCTTCTCCTTCTCTGACATCAAGCACAT TGAAGCTGACACGCAAGAAGTGCACACTCCCAGAATGGCAACCATCAAAG GCATACCTCAAACTCACAGACCCCCAAAGCGTCCATTCATAGTGTCGAGATGGCGCCAGTTCTGGTTTGCACCTGTCACCTCATTTTTGGGCAACGTCCTGATgtacttcctcttcctgctgcttttTGCCTACGTGCTGCTGGTGGACTTCAAGCCGCCTCCACCCGAAGGTCCGGCCATCACTGAGTATGTGCTGTATTTCTGGGTGTTCACCATCGTGTGCGAGGAGATCCGGgag ACATTCTTTCTGGGGACAATGACATTGCGTCAGAGGATTAGAGTGTACATTCAGGATGTGTGGAACAAGTGTGACATCACTGCCATCATACTGTTCATCATAGGACTAATCTGCAG GATGTTCCACTGGAGTTATGAATTCGGCCGAGACATCCTGTGCGTGGACTACATGGTCTTCACCCTCCGCCTCATTCACATCTTTGCCATTCACAAACAGCTGGGTCCAAAAATCATCATTGTTGGCAAGATG ATGAAggatgttttcttcttcctcttcttcctgggGGTGTGGCTCATGGCGTATGGAGTAGCCAACCAGGCTTTGATTTATTCTTACGACCCTCGCCTCGATCGCATCTTCCGCCGGGTTTTCTACAGGCCGTATTTGCACATCTTTGGACAGATCCCTGTGGAAGAGATGGATG TGGGGAAGGAGTGGGACATGCCTTGCACAGACAACGTGACACTGATCCAGGACGGCGCAGAGCCATGCAGAACCCTTTACAGTAACTGGCTGGTGGTGATTCTGCTGGTCATTTATCTGCTGGTCACCAACATCCTGCTCATCAACCTGCTCATTGCTATGTTTAG CTACACCTTCTCTGAGGTGCAAGCGAACAGCGACATTTACTGGAAGTTCCAGCGCTACAACCTGATTGTTCAGTACCACTCCCGTCCTTCCCTGGCGCCTCCTTTCATCATCCTCTCTCACATCAATCTCTTTATCAAGAGGACCATCCGCAAGGTGCCCTCGATCAAGATCCACCATTTTG TATTGGAGTTAAAAGGGAAAGCGGCTAACAGGCTAATGACATGGGAAACCATTCAGAAGGAGGACTTCCTGACTGCACAGACCAAGATCCAAAAAAGCAGTGACTCAGAGAGGCTAAAACGGATGTCTGTCAA AGTGGATGGTGTGCTTAAACATCTGACTGAAAGCAGAGACTTTGACCACAGGCTAAGGGCTCTGGAGAATGAG ATGGAGTACTGCTCAAATGCTCTCAGCTGGATTGTGGATACTCTGGCACAAGGCAGCACGTTCAAACCTCCTCGGCCTCCACCTACATTAAGAG ATGCATTCCCATCCAGTTCCACCTGA
- the si:dkey-94f20.4 gene encoding LOW QUALITY PROTEIN: synembryn-A (The sequence of the model RefSeq protein was modified relative to this genomic sequence to represent the inferred CDS: deleted 1 base in 1 codon), which translates to MIIPLPVCACMWYVFVCAGSMDVDVEGIIQCIKQGDENGVQIQLQEFNKEYAQCFFFDAEERERQKQRKQEEFRKNKVREYADSDSDSEYDQEDRGLILRQVTDTVNLCLPRGVVSCSFENCCLTKCLLLCSCTQNLAVVLVRFIRTAVKSRLLRVSLRTLRILSRDKKVLGPLVTDSALLTLAKLAGLTTSDASDEVSNPDSEFYDNIIASLAEAKVLQCRTDEDADPEANDECSAFNEDAKSDISIANSDVDSISWFGSHRTSINEMYKGSIHHKVLERGRKDRRESKMEGEEEEEDGESGEEAQRKEAMKVLCNVVYNSTWAQERFSTLRLMCGLTERLSSSVSCSSPSSVQFYELRLMFLITALRPELSTQLKHEGGVSILTAALESCLEVQWKDQYECVLDSAAPPISLEASQRIIEILKILFNLTYSTHRQEPSEDDAALYRHLVAILRLCLRRKCMLSDDTDELQGHTVNLLTALPLQCLDVMLMVPLEPNSEQCQGVNMDCVYTLLMFMERRLESGEDRVKEKLTPILNLLTESCRAHRETRHYIRNHILPPLRDVSHRPEEGSTVKSRLIRLMTHLDTDLKHCAADLIFVLCKENVRRFVKYTGYGNAAGLLATRGLLGGQGPRAPASNAQYSSDSDSDTEEYRQVKDRINPVTGRVEAEQSDPMEGMTEEEKEEEAKRLIMLFNKLSRDSIIQPMGVDSEGKLIPVSGLRENSLTEEGGSESENDREAEEGEKN; encoded by the exons ATGATTATTCCTCTCCCTGTATGCGCATGTATGtggtatgtgtttgtgtgcgcagGAAGCATGGACGTGGATGTGGAGGGGATTATCCAGTGCATCAAGCAGGGGGATGAGAACGGTGTTCAGATACAGCTGCAGGAGTTCAACAAAGAG TATGCCCAGTGCTTCTTCTTTgatgcagaggagagggaacGACAGAAA caaagaaaacaagaagag TTCAGGAAGAATAAAGTGAGGGAATATGCTGattctgactctgactctgagtaCGACCAGGAGGATCGAGGCCTCATCCTCAGACAGGTAACTGACACTGTCAATCTCTGCTTACCCAGAGGTGTTGTCAGTTGTTCCTTTGAAAACTGTTGTTTAACTAAATGTCTGCTTCTCTGTTCCTGCACTCAGAATTTAGCTGTTGTCCTTGTGAGATTTATAAGAACAGCAGTTAAAAGTCGTCTGTTAAGAGTATCTCTGCGAACCCTGAGGATCCTGTCCAGGGACAAAAAGGTCCTGGGCCCCTTGGTGACAGACAGCGCTCTGCTGACTCTGGCCAAGCTGGCCGGGCTGACCACAAGCGATGCAAGTGATGAAGTCAGCAACCCTGACTCTGAATTCTAT GACAACATCATCGCCTCTCTCGCTGAGGCCAAAGTTTTACAGTGCCGCACTGATGAGGATGCTGACCCCGAAGCCAACGACGAGTGCTCTGCCTTCAACGAGGACGCCAAGAGCGACATCAGCATCGCCAACAGCGACGTGGACAGCATCAGCTGGTTCGGGAGCCACAGGACCAGCATCAACGAAATGTACAAGGGCAGCATCCATCACAAGGTGCTGGAGCGAGGGAGGAAGGACCGCAGAGAGAGCAAGATGGAGggcgaggaagaggaggaggacggggaGTCAGgagaggaggcacagagaaaagaggcCATGAAGGTGTTGTGTAATGTGGTGTACAACAGCACCTGGGCACAGGAGAGGTTCAGCACTCTCAG gCTCATGTGTGGTCTCACAGAGCGTCTCTCCTCCAGTGTCAGTTGCTCATCTCCCTCCAGTGTTCAGTTCTATGAACTGCGCCTCATGTTCCTCATTACAGCTCTACGTCCAGAGCTCAGCACTCAGCTCAAACAC GAGGGTGGGGTGTCCATCCTCACAGCAGCCTTGGAGAGCTGCCTGGAGGTTCAGTGGAAGGAccagtatgagtgtgtgctggACTCAGCAGCACCACCAATCTCTTTGGAAGCTTCTCAGCGAATCATAGAGATCCTGAAAATCCTCTTTAACCTCACCTACAGCACCCACAGGCAGGAGCCTAGTGAG gaTGATGCAGCTCTTTACCGACACCTGGTGGCTATCCTGCGCCTCTGCCTGAGGAGGAAGTGCATGCTGTCGGACGATACTGATGAACTGCAGGG TCACACAGTCAACCTGTTGACAGCACTGCCCCTCCAGTGTCTTGATGTGATGCTGATGGTGCCTCTGGAACCCAACTCGGAGCAGTGCCAGGGGGTCAACATGGACTGCGTGTACACCCTGCTGATGTTCATGGAGAGACGTCTGGAGTCTGGTGAGG ACAGGGTCAAAGAGAAGCTGACACCAATCCTCAACCTGctgacagagagctgcagggccCACAGAGAAACACGCCACTACATCAGGAACCAT ATCCTACCTCCTCTGAGAGATGTGTCACACAGGCCGGAGGAAGGCTCCACAGTGAAGAGTCGTCTGATCCGTCTCATGACTCATTTGGATACAGACCTCAAACACTGTGCTGCTGACCTCATCTTTGTCCTCTGCAAGGAAAATG TGAGGCGTTTTGTCAAGTACACAGGTTACGGTAATGCAGCAGGCCTGCTGGCCACCAGGGGTCTGCTGGGTGGCCAGGGGCCCAGGGCTCCCGCCTCTAATGCCCAGTACTCCAGCGACTCCGACTCCGACACCGAGGAGTACCGGCAGGTCAAAGATCGCATCAACCCGGTGACGGGGCGGGTGGAGGCGGAGCAGTCGGATCCTATGGAGGgcatgacagaggaggagaaggaggaggaggccaagAGGCTCATCATGCTCTTTAATAAGCTGTCCAG GGACAGTATTATCCAGCCAATGGGAGTGGATTCAGAGGGGAAGCTGATCCCAGTGTCGGGACTGAGGGAGAATTCTCTGACTGAGGAGGGAGGTTCTGAGTCAGAGAAcgacagagaagcagaggaaggagagaagaacTGA
- the irf3 gene encoding interferon regulatory factor 3 isoform X1 produces MSHSKPLLIPWLRAQIDSGKYPGVQWTNPERTEFSIPWKHALRQDSSDTDILIFKAWAEVSGNGRAQGDPSVWKRNFRSALRAKGFKILDDNKNDAANPHKVFRWPDESASGATSSPGSKDQDDPDFFEDCGLPTQESQVVSCLDDCLYLPEEAVFSAESTVNHDILQECLRGLNIGPDTEGTAGFEPPPEQQQLHNQVAIGGYALPGQQQYPVAFEGADSEAGLPEQPACPIGEAVGGACGGQLAEQFLHTMSKTSNGDNFRTQFRVSVYYRGVKVSEQLVENEAGIRLVYSPERIETVLDNDSGLALVFLPSPGAMLDQIQARLTKRILDKLGNGVDIGVSGHVVYGHRRGEIKAFWSFSKFDRSGQPQEISKLEPQPLYMFRDFVRGILDFIDGRDCPPCSLFFCLGEKWPDPDNRPWERKLITVEVVLTSMELLKNMAVVGGASSLQSVELQMSLEEMMEMC; encoded by the exons ATGTCTCACTCTAAACCACTGCTCATCCCATGGCTGAGAGCTCAGATTGACAGCGGCAAGTATCCCGGTGTTCAGTGGACAAACCCGGAACGAACAGAGTTCTCCATCCCGTGGAAGCACGCTTTAAGACAGGACTCCTCAGACACTGACATTCTCATCTTTAAG GCCTGGGCAGAGGTGAGTGGCAACGGCCGGGCTCAGGGAGACCCCTCAGTCTGGAAGAGAAACTTCCGCAGCGCCCTCCGAGCCAAGGGCTTCAAAATCCTTGACGACAACAAGAACGACGCTGCCAACCCCCATAAGGTGTTTCGCTGGCCAGACGAGTCAGCATCAGGAG CCACGTCTTCTCCTGGATCCAAGGACCAAGATGACCCTGATTTTTTTGAGGATTGTGGCCTTCCTACGCAAGAA AGCCAGGTTGTCTCATGCTTGGATGACTGCCTCTACCTTCCAGAAGAAGCTGTATTTTCAG CAGAATCCACTGTCAATCATGATATTCTCCAGGAGTGTCTAAGGGGACTGAACATTGGCCCTGACACAG AGGGCACCGCAGGTTTCGAGCCTCCTCCCGagcaacagcagctgcacaATCAGGTTGCGATTGGTGGATATGCGTTGCCTGGGCAACAGCAATATCCAGTAGCGTTTGAGGGTGCAGACAGTGAAGCTGGGTTGCCCGAGCAACCGGCATGTCCAATAGGGGAAGCTGTGGGAGGGGCCTGTGGTGGGCAGCTGGCGGAGCAGTTCCTTCATACCATGAGCAAGACCAGCAATGGAGATAATTTCA GGACTCAGTTCAGGGTATCAGTGTACTACAGAGGGGTGAAGGTGTCTGAACAGCTGGTTGAGAATGAAGCTGGGATCCGCTTAGTCTACAG CCCTGAGCGCATCGAGACAGTTCTTGACAACGACTCAGGCCTTGCCTTGGTCTTTCTGCCAAGTCCTGGAGCTATGTTGGATCAAATTCAAGCCAGGCTGACTAAGCGCATCCTGGACAAGCTAGGCAATGGTGTGGACATAGGGGTGTCAGGCCATGTGGTCTATGGCCATCGACGGGGGGAAATCAAAGCGTTCTGGAGCTTCTCCAAGTTTGATCGTAGCGGACAGCCCCAAGAGATCTCTAAACTGGAGCCTCAACCGCTTTACATGTTCAGGGACTTTGTGCGAG GAATATTGGACTTCATTGATGGGAGAGACTGCCCCCCCTGCTCGCTGTTCTTCTGTCTCGGGGAGAAGTGGCCCGACCCAGACAACAGGCCTTGGGAGAGGAAACTCATCACAGTGGAG gtgGTGCTGACTTCAATGGAGTTGCTGAAGAACATGGCTGTTGTAGGTGGCGCCTCCTCCCTGCAGTCTGTGGAGCTGCAGATGTCCTTGGAagagatgatggagatgtgCTGA
- the irf3 gene encoding interferon regulatory factor 3 isoform X2 produces the protein MSHSKPLLIPWLRAQIDSGKYPGVQWTNPERTEFSIPWKHALRQDSSDTDILIFKAWAEVSGNGRAQGDPSVWKRNFRSALRAKGFKILDDNKNDAANPHKVFRWPDESASGATSSPGSKDQDDPDFFEDCGLPTQESQVVSCLDDCLYLPEEAVFSESTVNHDILQECLRGLNIGPDTEGTAGFEPPPEQQQLHNQVAIGGYALPGQQQYPVAFEGADSEAGLPEQPACPIGEAVGGACGGQLAEQFLHTMSKTSNGDNFRTQFRVSVYYRGVKVSEQLVENEAGIRLVYSPERIETVLDNDSGLALVFLPSPGAMLDQIQARLTKRILDKLGNGVDIGVSGHVVYGHRRGEIKAFWSFSKFDRSGQPQEISKLEPQPLYMFRDFVRGILDFIDGRDCPPCSLFFCLGEKWPDPDNRPWERKLITVEVVLTSMELLKNMAVVGGASSLQSVELQMSLEEMMEMC, from the exons ATGTCTCACTCTAAACCACTGCTCATCCCATGGCTGAGAGCTCAGATTGACAGCGGCAAGTATCCCGGTGTTCAGTGGACAAACCCGGAACGAACAGAGTTCTCCATCCCGTGGAAGCACGCTTTAAGACAGGACTCCTCAGACACTGACATTCTCATCTTTAAG GCCTGGGCAGAGGTGAGTGGCAACGGCCGGGCTCAGGGAGACCCCTCAGTCTGGAAGAGAAACTTCCGCAGCGCCCTCCGAGCCAAGGGCTTCAAAATCCTTGACGACAACAAGAACGACGCTGCCAACCCCCATAAGGTGTTTCGCTGGCCAGACGAGTCAGCATCAGGAG CCACGTCTTCTCCTGGATCCAAGGACCAAGATGACCCTGATTTTTTTGAGGATTGTGGCCTTCCTACGCAAGAA AGCCAGGTTGTCTCATGCTTGGATGACTGCCTCTACCTTCCAGAAGAAGCTGTATTTTCAG AATCCACTGTCAATCATGATATTCTCCAGGAGTGTCTAAGGGGACTGAACATTGGCCCTGACACAG AGGGCACCGCAGGTTTCGAGCCTCCTCCCGagcaacagcagctgcacaATCAGGTTGCGATTGGTGGATATGCGTTGCCTGGGCAACAGCAATATCCAGTAGCGTTTGAGGGTGCAGACAGTGAAGCTGGGTTGCCCGAGCAACCGGCATGTCCAATAGGGGAAGCTGTGGGAGGGGCCTGTGGTGGGCAGCTGGCGGAGCAGTTCCTTCATACCATGAGCAAGACCAGCAATGGAGATAATTTCA GGACTCAGTTCAGGGTATCAGTGTACTACAGAGGGGTGAAGGTGTCTGAACAGCTGGTTGAGAATGAAGCTGGGATCCGCTTAGTCTACAG CCCTGAGCGCATCGAGACAGTTCTTGACAACGACTCAGGCCTTGCCTTGGTCTTTCTGCCAAGTCCTGGAGCTATGTTGGATCAAATTCAAGCCAGGCTGACTAAGCGCATCCTGGACAAGCTAGGCAATGGTGTGGACATAGGGGTGTCAGGCCATGTGGTCTATGGCCATCGACGGGGGGAAATCAAAGCGTTCTGGAGCTTCTCCAAGTTTGATCGTAGCGGACAGCCCCAAGAGATCTCTAAACTGGAGCCTCAACCGCTTTACATGTTCAGGGACTTTGTGCGAG GAATATTGGACTTCATTGATGGGAGAGACTGCCCCCCCTGCTCGCTGTTCTTCTGTCTCGGGGAGAAGTGGCCCGACCCAGACAACAGGCCTTGGGAGAGGAAACTCATCACAGTGGAG gtgGTGCTGACTTCAATGGAGTTGCTGAAGAACATGGCTGTTGTAGGTGGCGCCTCCTCCCTGCAGTCTGTGGAGCTGCAGATGTCCTTGGAagagatgatggagatgtgCTGA